The proteins below are encoded in one region of Metabacillus dongyingensis:
- a CDS encoding TetR/AcrR family transcriptional regulator: MKQKRPKYLQIIDAAVIVIAENGYHHAQVSKIAKQAGVADGTIYLYFKNKEDILISLFQEKMGVFIEKIQQEIAGKDTAAEKLYMLIEKHFSLLAEDHHLAIVTQLELRQSNKDLRLRINEVLKGYLNILDSIIQTGKETSEFSEALDIRLARQMIFGTIDETVTTWVMNDQKFDLTALAGSVHELMIKGCGRV, encoded by the coding sequence TTGAAACAGAAAAGACCAAAATATCTCCAAATTATAGATGCAGCTGTCATTGTCATCGCTGAAAACGGCTATCATCATGCACAGGTTTCAAAGATTGCGAAGCAGGCAGGAGTCGCAGACGGAACCATTTATCTTTATTTTAAAAATAAAGAAGACATCCTGATTTCCTTGTTTCAGGAAAAAATGGGCGTATTTATCGAAAAAATTCAACAAGAAATAGCAGGAAAGGACACGGCGGCGGAGAAGTTATACATGTTGATAGAAAAACATTTTTCTCTTTTAGCCGAAGATCATCATCTTGCCATCGTTACCCAGCTTGAACTAAGGCAGTCAAATAAAGATTTGCGCCTGAGAATCAACGAGGTTCTGAAAGGATATTTAAATATTCTTGATTCGATTATTCAAACAGGAAAAGAAACATCCGAATTCAGTGAAGCCCTGGATATACGCTTAGCGAGGCAGATGATATTTGGAACCATTGATGAAACGGTGACAACATGGGTCATGAATGATCAGAAATTTGATTTGACTGCTCTTGCAGGAAGCGTTCATGAACTCATGATCAAAGGCTGCGGAAGGGTATAA
- a CDS encoding DUF350 domain-containing protein, translated as MNQFWENEFVQTAAYFSVVILCIVVFLTIFELVTKYNNWDEIQKGNLAVAMTTGGKIFGIANVFRFSIGQHDTLLEMVGWGMFGFILLLLGYFIYEFLTPKFRIDDEIQNDNRAVGFISMVISIGLSYVIGAGI; from the coding sequence ATGAATCAATTTTGGGAGAATGAATTCGTTCAGACAGCAGCATATTTTAGCGTAGTCATCTTATGCATTGTTGTGTTTTTGACCATTTTTGAACTGGTGACCAAATATAATAACTGGGATGAAATTCAAAAAGGGAATCTTGCAGTGGCAATGACGACGGGCGGAAAGATATTTGGAATTGCCAATGTATTCCGTTTTTCAATTGGGCAGCATGATACGCTGCTTGAGATGGTTGGCTGGGGAATGTTTGGCTTCATATTATTGCTTTTAGGCTATTTTATCTATGAGTTTCTAACGCCTAAATTCAGAATAGATGATGAAATTCAAAATGACAATCGTGCGGTAGGCTTTATTTCAATGGTGATTTCAATTGGTCTATCCTACGTTATCGGCGCAGGCATTTAA
- a CDS encoding AMP-binding protein, with amino-acid sequence MEVQKPWLHLYPEEIPHYAEIDNKPLQSYLAQAAQEFPTKTAIHFLGKELTFTEIYEQSLKLAAYLQELGLKKDERVSIMLPNCPQAVIAYYGILFAGGIVVQTNPLYMERELEYQLNDSDAKYIITLDLLYPRVSKMKALTSIEHIIATSIKDYLPFPKNLLYPFVQKKQNQIVIKIEHSGHTHLFKEIMKRQHTSIEEIETNPKEDIALLQYTGGTTGFPKGVMLTHENLVANTSMCSSWMYKCKRGEESVLGILPFFHVYGMTAVMNLSIMQGFKMILLPKFDATDTLKAIDKLKPTLFPGAPTIYIALLNHPDLKNYDLSSVESCISGSAPLPAEVQEKFERETGGKLVEGYGLSEASPVTHANFLWSHRKKGSIGVPWPNTDSIILSFETGKQAAYNELGEIAVRGPQVMKGYWKKQEETDAVLREGWLLTGDIGYMDEEGYFYIVDRKKDMIIAGGFNIYPREIEEVLYEHEKVQEVVVAGIPDPYRGETVKAYIVLKEGAVATEQEFDEFVRKHMAAYKIPRIYEFRKELPKTAVGKILRRSLVEEEKEKLKNAN; translated from the coding sequence ATGGAAGTTCAAAAACCTTGGCTTCATCTATATCCTGAAGAAATACCTCATTATGCTGAAATTGACAACAAGCCTCTTCAATCTTATCTCGCGCAAGCAGCACAAGAATTTCCGACAAAAACAGCTATTCATTTTTTAGGCAAGGAACTGACTTTTACAGAGATTTATGAACAATCTTTAAAACTTGCAGCCTACCTCCAGGAACTTGGATTAAAGAAAGACGAAAGAGTATCCATTATGCTCCCGAATTGTCCACAGGCAGTGATTGCTTACTATGGTATCTTATTTGCTGGAGGTATTGTCGTCCAAACAAACCCTCTGTACATGGAAAGGGAGCTTGAGTATCAACTCAATGATTCTGATGCGAAATACATCATTACGCTTGATCTCCTTTACCCAAGAGTCTCTAAAATGAAAGCGCTGACAAGCATTGAGCATATTATTGCGACAAGCATTAAAGATTATCTCCCTTTCCCGAAAAATCTTCTGTACCCATTTGTGCAGAAAAAGCAAAATCAAATCGTGATAAAAATAGAGCACAGCGGACACACGCATTTATTCAAAGAAATCATGAAACGGCAGCACACGTCTATTGAGGAAATAGAAACAAATCCTAAAGAGGATATTGCCTTGCTGCAGTATACAGGAGGAACAACCGGTTTTCCAAAAGGAGTCATGCTGACACATGAAAATCTGGTTGCAAATACTTCCATGTGCTCATCCTGGATGTATAAATGCAAACGCGGAGAAGAATCCGTGCTCGGCATTTTGCCGTTTTTCCATGTTTACGGGATGACAGCGGTTATGAATCTATCAATTATGCAAGGCTTTAAAATGATTCTGCTTCCCAAATTCGATGCGACAGATACGCTTAAAGCGATTGATAAATTAAAACCGACACTGTTCCCTGGTGCTCCTACCATTTATATTGCACTACTAAATCATCCGGATCTGAAAAACTATGATCTTTCATCAGTGGAATCGTGTATAAGCGGATCAGCTCCTCTTCCGGCAGAAGTTCAGGAGAAATTCGAGCGTGAAACTGGCGGTAAGCTTGTGGAGGGATACGGCTTATCAGAAGCATCCCCTGTTACGCACGCCAACTTCCTCTGGTCGCACCGGAAAAAAGGAAGCATAGGTGTGCCATGGCCTAATACAGACTCTATTATTCTGTCATTTGAAACAGGCAAGCAGGCAGCTTACAATGAGCTTGGAGAAATTGCAGTGAGAGGTCCGCAGGTAATGAAAGGATATTGGAAAAAACAAGAGGAAACTGATGCCGTATTAAGAGAGGGCTGGCTTTTAACCGGTGACATTGGCTATATGGACGAAGAAGGATATTTCTATATCGTTGACCGGAAAAAAGATATGATTATCGCTGGGGGATTCAACATTTATCCGCGTGAAATCGAAGAGGTTTTATATGAGCACGAAAAAGTGCAGGAAGTGGTAGTAGCCGGCATTCCGGATCCTTACCGGGGAGAAACGGTGAAGGCATATATCGTTTTGAAAGAAGGGGCTGTGGCAACTGAGCAGGAATTTGATGAATTTGTCCGCAAGCATATGGCAGCTTACAAGATTCCAAGAATCTATGAATTCCGCAAAGAGCTGCCAAAAACAGCAGTCGGAAAAATTTTGAGGCGTTCACTTGTAGAAGAAGAAAAAGAAAAACTGAAAAATGCCAATTAA
- a CDS encoding enoyl-CoA hydratase: protein MSYFNVKVEDYVAVVTIHQPPANALSSYVLKELSSLMDEFEANKEVRVIVINGEGRFFSAGADIKEFVSVPNGEEFSKLAANGQELFERIETFSKPVIASIHGAALGGGLELAMSCHVRLVTENAKLGLPELQLGLIPGFAGSQRLPKYVGEAKALEMLLTSEPISGAEAAKYGLANHAFAEESLLDETMKLAKKFAAKSPISVSAAIDLINASKTLPYHDRVKKEAGYFGTVFESADAKEGISAFLEKRQPQFKGN from the coding sequence GTGAGTTATTTTAATGTTAAAGTAGAAGATTATGTTGCGGTCGTAACCATTCACCAACCTCCCGCAAATGCCCTTTCATCTTATGTTTTGAAAGAGCTTTCATCCCTTATGGATGAGTTTGAAGCAAATAAAGAAGTCAGGGTCATTGTCATTAATGGCGAGGGACGATTCTTCTCTGCAGGTGCTGACATAAAGGAATTTGTATCAGTGCCGAATGGTGAAGAGTTCTCTAAGCTTGCTGCAAACGGACAGGAACTTTTTGAGAGAATTGAAACATTCTCAAAACCTGTCATCGCGTCAATTCATGGTGCTGCTCTAGGCGGGGGCCTTGAGCTTGCAATGAGCTGTCATGTCAGACTTGTCACTGAGAATGCAAAGCTTGGGCTGCCTGAGCTTCAGCTTGGACTTATTCCAGGCTTCGCAGGGTCGCAGCGTCTTCCCAAGTATGTTGGAGAAGCAAAAGCTCTTGAAATGCTGCTGACAAGTGAACCGATTTCAGGAGCAGAGGCAGCCAAGTACGGTCTTGCCAACCATGCTTTTGCAGAAGAGTCCTTATTAGATGAAACGATGAAGCTTGCAAAGAAATTTGCTGCGAAAAGTCCGATTTCCGTCAGTGCAGCCATCGATTTAATCAATGCTTCTAAAACCCTTCCTTATCATGATCGGGTGAAAAAAGAAGCGGGCTATTTCGGGACTGTATTTGAAAGCGCAGATGCAAAAGAAGGAATCAGTGCTTTTCTTGAGAAAAGACAGCCTCAGTTTAAAGGCAATTAA
- a CDS encoding electron transfer flavoprotein subunit beta/FixA family protein → MNIYVIMKKTFDTEEKITLQNGKINEDGAEFIINPYDEYAIEEAIQIRDANSGEVTIVTIGGEESEKELRTALAMGCDKAVLINTEDDLEDGDQFTTSKILAEYFKDKDADLILGGNVAIDGGSGQVGPRLAELLNIPYVTTITKLEIDGNKATVVRDVEGDSEVIETTLPLLVTAQQGLNEPRYPSLPGIMKAKKKPLEELELDDLDLEEDDVEPKTKTIEIYMPPKKEAGKVLQGDLDAQVKELVSLLRNEAKVI, encoded by the coding sequence ATGAATATTTATGTAATCATGAAGAAAACGTTTGATACGGAAGAAAAAATAACGCTTCAAAACGGCAAAATCAATGAAGATGGCGCAGAATTCATTATTAATCCTTATGATGAATATGCCATTGAAGAAGCGATTCAGATCCGCGATGCAAACAGCGGTGAAGTGACAATAGTGACAATCGGCGGCGAGGAATCTGAAAAAGAATTACGTACAGCACTTGCTATGGGGTGTGACAAGGCTGTGTTAATTAATACGGAAGATGATCTTGAAGATGGCGATCAATTTACAACATCCAAAATTCTTGCTGAATATTTCAAGGATAAAGACGCAGACCTTATCTTAGGAGGAAATGTGGCGATTGATGGCGGATCCGGACAAGTTGGCCCCCGTCTTGCTGAACTTCTGAATATTCCTTATGTAACAACGATTACTAAGCTTGAGATTGACGGAAACAAAGCAACAGTCGTCCGCGATGTTGAAGGTGATTCTGAAGTAATTGAAACAACATTGCCCTTGCTTGTAACAGCACAGCAGGGATTGAATGAGCCTCGCTATCCATCTTTGCCGGGTATTATGAAAGCAAAGAAAAAGCCTTTAGAAGAACTGGAACTGGATGATCTCGATCTTGAAGAAGATGACGTTGAACCAAAAACAAAGACAATCGAAATTTATATGCCGCCTAAAAAAGAAGCGGGTAAAGTACTTCAGGGCGATCTGGATGCACAAGTGAAGGAATTAGTATCACTTCTTCGCAACGAAGCAAAAGTAATCTAA
- a CDS encoding endonuclease MutS2 has translation MQQRVFKVLEFNKVKEQLLKHISSSLAKEKVERLVPSTDYDEVRKWQEQTDEAAKVLRLKGNAPLGGLVDIRQSIKRSQIGGMLNPHELMEIAGTLYAGKHMKRFIEDMVENGIDLLHLDGFAAEIQPLQELEQHILHCIGDNGEVLDGASDALRSIRTSLRTTESRVREKLESMIRSSSAQKMLSDAIITIRNDRYVIPVKQEYRSAYGGIVHDQSSSGATLFIEPQVVVDLNNTLQQARMKEKIEIDRILTEITAKVAEEADPLLINVEALSEMDFMFTKAAYAKKIKASKPEMNNSGRIKLFKARHPLLNAEEVVANDIELGSEFTTIVITGPNTGGKTVTLKTVGLFTLMAQSGLQIPSLDGSEMAVFENVYADIGDEQSIEQSLSTFSSHMVNIVDILKRVDNNSLVLFDELGAGTDPQEGAALAISILDEVHHRGARVIATTHYPELKAYGYNREGVVNASVEFNIETLSPTYKLLIGVPGRSNAFEISKRLGLMQTVIDRAKSHMSAESNEVDSMIASLEESKKRSDTELTEAEQLRKDAEKLHSELQIQILSFNEERDKLYEQAEKKAAEKVEAAKAEADSIIRELRKMQKEHRTGIKEHELIDAKKRLEEAVPEFEKSSKQLKSKPQKHQYAEGDEVKVISFNQKGHLLSKVGDHEWQVQIGILKMKVKEDDLQYISRPKPVETKPLAMVKGKDYHVSLELDLRGERYENALLRVEKYMDDAVLAGYPRISIIHGKGTGALRTGVQEYLKKHRNVKSTRYGESGEGGSGVTIVELK, from the coding sequence TAAAGAACAGCTTTTAAAGCATATATCTTCTTCTTTAGCAAAGGAAAAAGTGGAGAGGCTTGTTCCATCCACTGATTATGATGAGGTAAGAAAATGGCAGGAGCAGACTGATGAGGCAGCAAAAGTCCTCAGGCTGAAAGGAAATGCTCCCCTAGGCGGTCTCGTTGATATTCGCCAAAGCATTAAACGGTCTCAAATCGGCGGAATGCTGAATCCGCATGAACTGATGGAGATTGCCGGAACTCTTTATGCAGGCAAGCACATGAAACGGTTTATTGAGGACATGGTGGAAAATGGAATTGACCTCCTTCATTTGGACGGATTCGCGGCTGAAATTCAGCCGCTGCAGGAGTTAGAACAGCACATTCTTCACTGTATTGGTGATAATGGAGAGGTTCTCGATGGAGCAAGCGATGCTCTTCGTTCAATCCGGACATCATTAAGAACAACAGAATCCAGGGTTAGAGAAAAGCTTGAGTCGATGATCCGGTCCTCATCTGCTCAAAAAATGCTTTCTGATGCAATTATAACCATACGAAATGACAGGTATGTGATTCCTGTTAAGCAGGAATACCGTTCTGCATACGGCGGTATTGTCCATGATCAGTCTTCATCAGGAGCGACATTATTTATTGAGCCTCAGGTAGTGGTTGACTTAAACAACACGCTTCAGCAGGCGCGCATGAAAGAGAAAATCGAAATTGACCGCATTTTAACAGAAATTACTGCGAAAGTGGCTGAAGAAGCTGATCCACTTTTGATTAATGTGGAAGCGCTGAGCGAAATGGATTTTATGTTTACGAAAGCAGCGTACGCGAAAAAAATAAAAGCTTCAAAGCCAGAAATGAATAACAGCGGAAGAATTAAGCTGTTCAAAGCAAGACATCCGCTTTTGAATGCCGAAGAAGTTGTCGCAAATGACATTGAACTTGGCAGTGAGTTTACGACAATTGTTATAACAGGTCCGAATACAGGCGGAAAAACAGTCACCCTTAAAACGGTCGGTCTGTTTACATTGATGGCGCAATCCGGCCTGCAGATTCCATCTCTTGACGGCTCTGAGATGGCAGTATTTGAAAATGTATATGCTGATATCGGAGACGAACAGTCAATTGAACAAAGCTTAAGTACGTTTTCTTCTCACATGGTAAACATTGTTGATATTTTAAAACGCGTTGACAATAACAGCCTTGTGCTATTCGATGAGCTGGGCGCAGGAACAGATCCGCAGGAAGGCGCTGCACTAGCCATCTCTATTTTAGATGAAGTTCATCATCGCGGGGCAAGAGTGATCGCCACAACGCATTATCCTGAACTCAAAGCATATGGATATAACCGTGAAGGTGTTGTCAATGCAAGTGTTGAATTCAATATTGAAACATTAAGCCCGACTTATAAGCTTTTAATCGGCGTACCCGGCCGAAGCAACGCATTTGAAATTTCAAAGCGGCTGGGTCTAATGCAAACAGTTATTGACCGGGCAAAATCTCATATGAGTGCTGAGAGCAATGAAGTAGATTCAATGATTGCCTCGCTCGAAGAGAGCAAAAAACGCTCTGACACAGAGCTTACTGAAGCAGAACAGCTGCGCAAAGACGCAGAAAAGCTTCATTCAGAGCTGCAAATTCAAATTCTTTCTTTTAACGAAGAGCGCGATAAGCTTTACGAACAGGCAGAGAAGAAAGCGGCAGAAAAAGTGGAAGCTGCAAAAGCAGAAGCAGACTCCATTATCCGTGAATTAAGAAAGATGCAAAAAGAACACCGGACTGGTATTAAAGAACATGAATTAATCGATGCCAAAAAACGACTTGAAGAAGCGGTGCCTGAGTTTGAAAAAAGCAGCAAGCAGCTGAAAAGCAAGCCGCAGAAGCATCAGTATGCAGAAGGCGATGAAGTGAAAGTCATCAGCTTCAACCAAAAAGGGCATCTGCTGTCAAAAGTAGGCGACCATGAATGGCAGGTGCAGATCGGCATTCTGAAAATGAAGGTAAAAGAAGATGATCTGCAGTACATCAGCAGACCTAAGCCTGTTGAAACCAAGCCCCTTGCTATGGTAAAAGGCAAGGACTATCACGTCTCCCTCGAACTTGATTTAAGGGGCGAACGGTATGAGAATGCTCTCCTCAGGGTAGAAAAATATATGGACGATGCTGTGCTCGCAGGCTATCCTAGAATTTCAATTATTCACGGCAAAGGGACCGGAGCACTTCGAACAGGCGTGCAGGAATACTTGAAAAAGCATAGAAATGTTAAAAGCACGCGGTACGGGGAATCCGGCGAGGGCGGTTCAGGTGTTACGATTGTTGAATTAAAATAA